Proteins from one Nicotiana tabacum cultivar K326 chromosome 23, ASM71507v2, whole genome shotgun sequence genomic window:
- the LOC107796322 gene encoding mediator of RNA polymerase II transcription subunit 13-like isoform X5, with product MERTLRGLSYVRYGDVFTKHHPLSQNEELFRKGQPVVEFLFSATEEALFVHVIISAKHIRALSSGDIDKISEDTSHVSGERLPVIVSPHGMRGRLTGCCPADLVKQVYLSSGKFSASNDIVGLPCNVSRSGYQLKGQNCYVEVSLGCTTPGNNYIQESSNAQNNLSRPTITEASAMANVVQSRIPDNCGRMLIYPPEAVLVPVVQTACARSSLKRFWLQNWIGPSLSFASSIMHCYDFSSDAKVNSMDGSWLDANVMRSNRRYNSSSNSNSSSVSSISTSSSDSDYKTSGAGDLEADADSLMCRQSGLSSVDQSQNDILKTGFKRSRISESFSQAGAVINPSTSDYASMEVNNSAITGGNDQIGLQWGWDDDDRGAGMDIQALLSEFGDFGDFFESDALPFGEPPGTAESQALMFPAADSADVGSSPCPSMMDVQDQMLLPVGYPSYDSFNQPPPPAILDDSMSKHQEVIKSTAVANQVNSASAAIAGEFDHLIKAEALMTFAPEYGAVETPTGENSHSIFRNPYVPKSREVETANSSSNSYVYSATPPLSPCFDACEEKSGVTVNLKTGAGRHDTSSSTQSRRYYTHIESGKEKNDGKLSGSDHSCSTRETQVAESPFSGFNSTNSVKSIHNKTEKANEALLKADSFGQSMRTVLATEVDCLMCQAFMCKIRHTLLSSSSYLPVGTSRMSGSTIINQPQGEGVVTVDNMSSKSEMRKKEIIPIRIAGDIDGGLLDGTLNAPVGVWRSVGVSKGMKQPSSGLEACHSVQHNSFIEESMLAYGLRQPLQELLDGMALLVQQATSLVDVALDADNNDGPYGWLALQEQWRRGFSCGPSMVHAGCGGVLASCHSLDIAGVELIDPLSADVQASFTLTLLQNDIKTAMKSAFGTAEGPLSVVDWCKGRSQSNDGGISGDGFSAESTASASECRDSSSTVSFSVGEPISPSQSSAGGSSSLKYGIRMDEASERRLSQDTCLSQSEQLPGSRLRPTLSADPAILVGYQDDWLKMGPSSLQLWEKAPFEPYAMPKHMSYYVVCPDINALTTAAIDFFQQLGTVYEMCKLGTHSPQCMGNEMEIDSGKNASSGFVLIDCPQSMKIDSSSASMLGSISDYFLSLSNGWDLESYLKSLSKVLRNLKLGSCMTMNPKEGSTDPCTVIYVVCPFAEPLAVLQTVIESSIAAGSVILSSDKERRSTLQNQVGRALSYSAAVDESLSNVLTLSGFCIPKLVLQIVTVDAIFRITSPAVSELVILKEIAFTVYNKARRISRGSSSDMVQSSSMSGRSHPVLMQMTSPVPGMWKDCVGPRSIGTSLQREAELDASLRSGSWDNWQTSRGGGLGCDPNRMEDFSFQDEVRYLFEPLYILAEPGSLDRGLSFPMSCNPMAESSKLLLDDGTSGNFMQSSASSGGGDIGTNNQSETSEPDGFGSAHQKSLPSLHCCYGWTEDWRWLVCIWTDSRGELLDNYIYPFEGISSRQDTKGLQSLFVQILRQGCQILQACLPEAAIAKPRDFVIARIGSFFELECQEWQKALYAVGGSEVKKWSLQLRRSVPDGMSASSNGTSLQQQEIGLIQEKALPSSPSPLYSPHSKASSFMKGGLEQPSTRKQLIGGQGMVDNSRGLLQWVQSISFVSVSIDHSLQLMLQADLMSHGTSQSSGILSQPGYLEGYTPVKSLGSTSTSYILIPSPSMRFLPPVRLQLRTCLTAESPPLAHLLHSKGCAIPLSMGFVVSKSVPTMRRDARSVSKEEWPSVLSVNLVDYYGGSNIIQEKFLKGVGKIGGRDIGSETRDVEIETHLILENIAAELHALSWMTVSPAYLERRSALPFHCDTVLRLRRLLHFADKEVSRQPEKSQV from the exons ATGGAAAG AACACTCAGAGGACTTTCATATGTGAGATATGGAGATGTATTTACAAAACACCATCCATTATCACAGAACGAAGAGTTGTTCAG GAAGGGACAGCCAGTGGTTGAGTTCTTATTTTCTGCTACGGAAGAGGCTCTCTTTGTCCACGTTATAATATCTGCAAA GCATATACGAGCACTTTCAAGTGGTGACATTGATAAAATATCAGAGGATACATCTCATGTCTCTGGTGAGAGGCTTCCAG TTATTGTCTCACCTCATGGAATGCGTGGGAGGCTCACCGGATGTTGCCCAGCTGATCTTGTGAAGCAAGTGTATCTCAG TTCTGGCAAGTTTAGTGCTTCAAACGATATTGTTGGGCTACCCTGCAATGTTTCTCGATCTGGTTATCAGCTTAAGGGACAGAATTGCTATGTTGAAGTTAGCCTTGGTTGCACTACACCAGGAAACAACTATATACAAGAAAGTTCAAATGCACAGAATAATTTATCAAGGCCTACCATAACTGAAGCCTCCGCAATGGCCAATGTTGTTCAGAGTAGAATACCAGATAACTGTGGAAGAATGCTTATCTATCCCCCTGAGGCTGTTCTTGTTCCAGTGGTGCAAACAGCATGTGCTAGATCATCTCTAAAAAG ATTCTGGCTGCAGAACTGGATTGGGCCCTCATTGTCCTTTGCATCCTCCATTATGCATTG TTATGATTTTAGTAGTGATGCCAAAGTCAATTCGATGGATGGATCTTGGCTTGATGCAAATGTCATGCGCTCAAATCGGCGCTATAACAGTAGTAGTAATAGCAATAGTAGTAGTGTTAGCAGCATAAGTACATCTTCTAGTGATAGTGATTACAAGACCTCAGGAGCTGGCGATCTTGAAGCAGATGCCGATTCTTTAATGTGTAGACAGTCTGGATTATCTTCTGTGGATCAGTCTCAAAATGACATTCTTAAAACG GGCTTTAAGAGGTCGCGAATTTCAGAGTCGTTTAGTCAGGCGGGAGCAGTGATAAATCCATCAACAAGTGACTATGCTTCAATGGAAGTTAATAATTCTGCAATAACTGGAGGAAATGATCAGATTGGGCTTCAATGGGGTTGGGATGATGATGATAGAGGTGCAGGCATGGATATTCAGGCACTTCTCTCAGAGTTTGGAGATTTTGGTGACTTCTTTGAGAGTGATGCTTTGCCGTTTGGAGAG CCTCCAGGAACTGCAGAGTCTCAGGCTCTTATGTTTCCTGCAGCAGATAGTGCGGATGTTGGTAGCAGCCCCTGTCCTTCGATGATGGATGTGCAAGATCAGATGCTTTTGCCAGTAGGTTATCCATCCTATGACAGCTTTAATCAGCCACCACCTCCAGCAATTCTGGATGATTCTATGAGCAAACATCAAGAAGTTATAAAAAGCACTGCAGTTGCTAATCAAGTAAACAGTGCTTCAGCAGCTATTGCTGGTGAATTCGATCACTTAATTAAAGCTGAAGCTCTGATGACATTTGCTCCAGAGTATGGAGCAGTTGAGACCCCTACAGGTGAGAACTCCCATTCGATTTTCAGGAATCCCTATGTTCCGAAGTCCCGGGAAGTGGAGACTGCGAATTCAAGCTCAAATAGCTATGTCTACTCTGCAACCCCACCTTTGTCGCCTTGCTTTGACGCATGTGAGGAGAAGTCTGGTGTGACTGTAAATCTCAAAACAGGTGCTGGAAGGCATGATACAAGCTCCAGTACACAATCAAGGAGATATTACACTCATATTGAAAgtggaaaagagaaaaatgacGGCAAGTTGTCTGGTTCTGACCATAGTTGCTCTACACGTGAGACTCAAGTAGCAGAGTCTCCATTTTCTGGTTTCAATTCGACAAATTCTGTTAAATCTATCCACAATAAAACCGAGAAAGCCAATGAAGCATTACTTAAAGCAGACAGCTTTGGTCAATCAATGAGAACTGTGCTAGCAACAGAAGTTGATTGCCTTATGTGCCAGGCATTTATGTGTAAGATACGGCATACACTATTATCTTCAAGCAGCTACCTTCCTGTTGGTACGAGTAGGATGTCAGGGAGTACCATTATAAACCAGCCACAAGGTGAAGGAGTGGTTACAGTTGACAATATGTCAAGCAAATCCGAGatgagaaagaaagaaataataccAATTAGGATAGCGGGTGATATTGATGGAGGATTACTGGATGGGACCCTTAATGCACCAGTTGGTGTGTGGCGCTCTGTTGGAGTTTCTAAGGGCATGAAGCAACCATCATCTGGTTTAGAAGCTTGCCACTCTGTTCAGCATAATTCTTTCATTGAGGAAAGTATGCTAGCTTATGGGCTACGGCAAccgcttcaggaactccttgacgGGATGGCTTTACTTGTGCAGCAAGCTACATCTCTTGTTGATGTTGCACTAGATGCTGATAACAATGATGGTCCTTATGGCTGGCTCGCACTGCAGGAGCAGTGGAGGCGTGGCTTTTCATGTGGACCATCCATGGTTCATGCAGGTTGTGGCGGAGTATTGGCTTCCTGTCATTCACTGGATATTGCTGGCGTGGAGCTTATTGATCCACTTTCAGCTGAT GTTCAGGCATCATTTACCCTCACTCTGCTGCAGAATGATATAAAAACAGCTATGAAATCTGCTTTCGGTACTGCAGAAGGTCCTTTATCTGTTGTTGATTGGTGCAAAGGTCGCAGTCAATCAAATGATGGGGGAATATCTGGTGATGGTTTTTCTGCAGAGTCCACTGCAAGTGCAAGTGAATGTCGTGATTCTTCAAGTACCGTATCATTTTCTGTTGGCGAACCTATAAGTCCATCTCAATCATCCGCTGGTGGATCATCTAGTTTGAAAT ATGGAATTAGGATGGATGAGGCAAGTGAACGCAGATTAAGCCAAGACACTTGTCTATCACAGTCAGAGCAGCTACCAGGCTCAAGGCTTAGGCCAACATTGTCTGCAGATCCTGCTATACTTGTCGG ATACCAAGACGATTGGCTTAAGATGGGACCTAGTTCTCTTCAGCTCTGGGAAAAGGCACCTTTTGAGCCTTATGCAATGCCCAAGCAT ATGTCATATTACGTTGTTTGTCCAGACATCAATGCTCTAACAACAGCTGCAATTGATTTTTTCCAACAGCTTGGAACTG TTTATGAGATGTGCAAACTGGGAACTCATTCACCTCAATGTATGGGAAATGAGATGGAGATAGATTCTGGGAAGAATGCATCTTCTGGTTTTGTTCTGATTGATTGCCCTCAGTCAATGAAGATAGACAGCAGTAGTGCATCTATGCTGGGATCAATCAGTGATTATTTCCTATCCCTTTCCAATGGCTGGGATTTAGAGAGCTATTTGAAGTCTCTCTCAAAAGTTCTCAGGAATTTAAAGCTTGGTTCATGCATGACCATGAATCCAAAAGAAGGAAGTACTGATCCATGTACA GTGATATACGTGGTTTGCCCTTTCGCTGAGCCTCTTGCGGTCCTACAGACGGTGATTGAATCTTCTATTGCTGCTGGATCAGTAATTCTTTCTTCAGACAAAGAGAGGCGATCTACACTGCAGAATCAAGTCGGGAGGGCCTTAAGTTACTCAGCAGCAGTGGATGAGTCACTCTCAAATGTTTTAACACTTTCAGGGTTTTGTATTCCTAAGTTGGTATTGCAGATTGTCACTGTTGATGCAATTTTTAGGATTACAAGTCCTGCTGTCAGTGAGCTTGTCATCCTAAAGGAAATTGCTTTCACAGTTTATAACAAAGCCCGCAGGATATCTCGAGGGTCCTCCAGTGACATGGTTCAGTCATCATCCATGTCTGGTAGATCTCATCCGGTCCTGATGCAAATGACTTCCCCAGTTCCAGGGATGTGGAAGGACTGTGTTGGTCCTCGAAGCATAGGAACTTCCCTTCAGAGAGAGGCTGAACTTGATGCTAGCCTAAGGTCTGGTAGTTGGGACAACTGGCAAACATCAAGAGGGGGAGGTCTCGGATGTGATCCAAACAGAATGGaggatttttcttttcaagatgaaGTTCGTTATTTGTTTGAGCCCCTTTACATTCTCGCTGAACCAGGTTCATTGGATCGTGGACTTTCATTTCCTATGTCTTGTAATCCAATGGCTGAATCTTCAAAGCTTTTGTTAGATGATGGTACAAGTGGAAATTTTATGCAGAGTTCAGCTTCTTCAGGTGGCGGAGACATTGGAACAAACAATCAGTCTGAAACATCTGAACCAGATGGCTTTGGATCTGCACATCAAAAGTCACTTCCAAGCCTGCATTGTTGTTATGGATGGACTGAGGATTGGCGCTGGCTGGTGTGTATATGGACAGATTCCAGGGGAGAGTTGCTTGATAATTATATATATCCATTTGAAGGAATAAGTAGTAGGCAGGATACGAAAGGCCTGCAATCTTTGTTTGTGCAAATTCTGCGACAAGGATGCCAGATACTTCAGGCATGTCTTCCTGAGGCTGCCATTGCCAAGCCTAGGGATTTTGTCATTGCACGTATTGGAAGCTTCTTTGAGCTTGAATGCCAGG AATGGCAGAAAGCCCTGTATGCAGTTGGGGGATCTGAGGTGAAGAAATGGTCTCTGCAGCTAAGACGATCTGTGCCTGATGGAATGTCGGCAAGTAGTAATGGGACATCCTTGCAGCAACAGGAAATAGGTCTGATTCAGGAAAAAGCACTTCCTTCCTCCCCTAGTCCATTGTACAGTCCTCACTCAAAGGCTTCCTCTTTCATGAAAGGTGGCTTGGAGCAACCATCCACAAGGAAGCAGTTAATTGGTGGACAGGGTATGGTGGACAACTCGAGGGGTTTACTTCAATGGGTGCAAAGCATTAGTTTTGTCTCTGTTTCAATTGATCATTCCTTACAGCTTATGTTGCAAGCAGATTTAATGAGTCATG GGACGAGTCAAAGTAGTGGCATTCTGAGTCAGCCAGGTTATCTTGAAGGTTATACTCCAGTGAAGTCCCTTGGTTCTACATCCACCTCCTATATTCTAATCCCATCACCCAGTATGCGGTTCCTACCTCCTGTCCGTCTTCAGCTTCGCACTTGCCTAACTGCTGAATCACCACCACTCGCCCATCTTCTCCACAGCAAGGGCTGTGCTATCCCTCTTTCAATGGGTTTTGTGGTTTCGAAATCAGTACCTACAATGAGGAGAGATGCGAGGAGCGTCTCAAAAGAAGAATGGCCCTCAGTTCTATCTGTCAACCTCGTTGATTACTATGGTGGCAGCAACATCATCCAAGAAAAGTTTTTGAAGGGTGTTGGTAAGATTGGGGGAAGGGATATAGGCTCGGAAACAAGAGATGTTGAAATAGAGACTCACTTGATTCTTGAGAACATAGCTGCAGAACTCCATGCTTTATCATGGATGACTGTAAGTCCGGCATACTTGGAGAGAAGATCTGCTTTGCCTTTTCATTGTGACACGGTATTAAGGCTTCGAAGGCTGCTTCATTTTGCTGATAAGGAAGTTTCTCGGCAACCTGAGAAATCACAAGTTTAG